The sequence AGCATCAGGTGCTCGCGGAGTACAGCTCACCCTCCCTCACCCGGCTGGAGTGGAACGCCCGGGAGGAAGGCCGCGTCGTGTTGCCCGACAGCGATTTCGACCGGCTCGTGGATGAGTTGGAGAAGCCGGCGAAGCCTCTCCCGCGGTTGCGGAAGCTCGCGCGCAAGAAGTCCCGCTGACGCTTCAAAGAGAAGAAGGGAGGCGCCGCCATGACGGCCTTCCTGGCGTTTCCCGAGCTCACCGCCATCACCAGCAGCGATGCGGCCAGTGGCTTCCGCTGCGAGGAAGAGGCCCTTACCCGCTACTTCCAACAGCAGGCAACGCAACAGGGCCGGCGTGAGGAGAACCGGACCTGGGTCCTCCACCGTCCCGATGAACGGCCCGACCTGCCCTCCGTGCTGGGCTTCTACACGCTCACCTGGATCCAGTTGGAGCGCGGCAGCCTGCCCGCGCCGGTCATCCGGCGGCTTCCGGACTACCCCATCCGGGCCATCCTCATCGGGCGCCTCGCGCGTGACGAGCGGTGCAAGGGCATGGGCATCGGGGAGCACCTGCTCGACGACGCCCACCGCCGGGCGTTGCGCGTCAATGCGGAGATTGGCGGTCTCGTCGTCGTCGTGGATGCGAAGAACGAGCGCGCAGCGGCGTTCTACGAAGCCCATGACTACACGGCCCTCATCCGTGCCGGGCCCGAGGCCACGTCATGGCCCCGACGCTACTTCGTGAAGATGGAAGACCTGCGAGCAACCTACGTGGGGACATGAACGAGACCCAGGCGATGCGTCTCATGGGCGACAGCGCTTGCGACCCGGGGGACGGCTCCAGCCGCGGCGGCCAGGCGCAACATGTCTCCAGATGATCCCTGACGTACTGCCCATCTCCAGCGCTGGCCCAGGCCTCCGGCATGTCCTCCTCCTCCGCGTCGAACTTCGCGATTGAAGCCCTCAACCCCGATGGATTCCTCGTGCTGCGGCCGGAAGCGCCCGATGACTTCCTCTGCGAGTACGCCAACCCCGCCGCGCAGACCTTGCTGGGCCACGGCTTGGAGAACGCGCTGTTCCTCTCCACGCGGCGGGCCTGGCTGGGCCTGCGCGCCGCCTGGGGCATGACGCTCGACACGGGCCTGCGCTCGGAACAGTGGATCCACTGGGACACGGGCTCCGGGGTGCACACGCTGCGCGTCCGGGCCGCTCGCGCTCCGGAGGGACGGCTGTACGTCTGGCTCACCGAGCAGCCCCAGGAACACCGTGCGCCCCCGCCCGGACCGGACCCGCGCCGCGACGAGGCGTCCTCCCGGTACGCGACCGCCCTGTTCCAGGCGGTGATGCAGGGCTCCACCGACGCCATCTACACGAAGAACCTGGAGGGCCAGTACACGCGCATCAACGCGGCCGGCGCGCAGCTCATGGGCCGCACGGTGGAGGAGGTGGTGGGCCGCACCGACGCGGAGCTGTGGCCCGCCGAGGCCCGCGCCAGCGTGGCCCATGACCGGGAGGTCATGGCCTTCCGCAGGACCCTCACCTACGAGGAGGCACAGTCCGGCCAGCCGGGCCGGGTGTGGCTGTCCACCAAGGGCGTGCTGCAGGACGAGCAGGGCCGCGTGTTCGGCCTGTTCGGCATCAGCCGCGACATCACCGAGCGCAAGCGGCTGGAGCAGTCCCTCCGCGCCGCGTCCGTGACGCTGTTCGACCTGCGGATGCCAGAGGGGCTCCTGCGCTGGGGCCCCGGCGCGGCGGAGCTCCTGGGCCACCCCTCCCTGCCCTCCGAGGAGCCGCTGACAGCACTGCTGGCGCGGCTGCACCCGGAGGACCGGATGACCGTGGCCGCGCGGCTGACATCCTCCACGCGGACCCCGGTGAAGCTGGCGCTCGACTTCCGCGTGGTGGGCGCGCGGGGCGAGGTGCGGAGCCTGACGCTGTGGGGCGAGGCTCACGCCGATGACGCGCGGGAGCAGCGGATCATCGGCGTGCTGGTGGACCTGACCTGGCGGACCCTCGCGCCGCCGTCCGGGGTGGCCGCATAGGCCGAAGCGGCACGGGCGCCGCCCCTCACCCGCCCCGGGGAAAACCGTGCCGCCGCGCGCCTGCCGTGACACCGCTGCCCCGGTCCGCCTCGGGGTGCGCCCTGCACGTCCCCGGCGTGCGCCCTGGCATCTCGACTGCACAGGGGACGCATCCCCACTCCTGGAAAGGATGCCTCCTCATGAAGCGGTGTCTCCTCGGGGTCCTGGCCCTGATGGCGCTCGCGGGCTGTTCCTCCGGCACGCACAGCTGCGACACGAACGCGGACTGCGCGGAAGGGCTCGTCTGCATCCACGAACACGCGCACGACATCGACGCGGACACCTGTCAGCGCCCCTGCAAGGACTCGAGCGATTGCGAAGCGCCGGATGTCTGCGCCTGCCCCGACTCGCCCGGGGGCTCGGCGTGCAGGACCGATGATGGCGGCTTCAGCGAGTACTGCGGGTTCTCCTGACGAAGCAGGCGCGCGACGGTATGAAGTGGGGCACACTGCCCCCCTCGAAAAGGAGCCACACCATGAGCTGGGATGAAGACCTGCAGGGCCGTGAGCCCCCGCCCTCGCTGGAGACGCTCATCGTCCCGCGCGTGCGCGACCTGGGCGACGGCTTCCACGTCCGGCGCGCCCTGCCCTCCGCGCGCCGCCGCATGGTCGGTCCCTTCATCTTCCTGGACCAGATGGGCCCCGCGGACTTCGACCCGGGCCGCGGCCTGGACGTGCGCCCGCATCCGCACATCGGCCTGTCCACCGTCACCTACCTGTTCCAGGGCGAAATCCTCCACCGC comes from Corallococcus macrosporus and encodes:
- a CDS encoding GNAT family N-acetyltransferase — translated: MTAFLAFPELTAITSSDAASGFRCEEEALTRYFQQQATQQGRREENRTWVLHRPDERPDLPSVLGFYTLTWIQLERGSLPAPVIRRLPDYPIRAILIGRLARDERCKGMGIGEHLLDDAHRRALRVNAEIGGLVVVVDAKNERAAAFYEAHDYTALIRAGPEATSWPRRYFVKMEDLRATYVGT
- a CDS encoding PAS domain-containing protein — its product is MSSSSASNFAIEALNPDGFLVLRPEAPDDFLCEYANPAAQTLLGHGLENALFLSTRRAWLGLRAAWGMTLDTGLRSEQWIHWDTGSGVHTLRVRAARAPEGRLYVWLTEQPQEHRAPPPGPDPRRDEASSRYATALFQAVMQGSTDAIYTKNLEGQYTRINAAGAQLMGRTVEEVVGRTDAELWPAEARASVAHDREVMAFRRTLTYEEAQSGQPGRVWLSTKGVLQDEQGRVFGLFGISRDITERKRLEQSLRAASVTLFDLRMPEGLLRWGPGAAELLGHPSLPSEEPLTALLARLHPEDRMTVAARLTSSTRTPVKLALDFRVVGARGEVRSLTLWGEAHADDAREQRIIGVLVDLTWRTLAPPSGVAA
- a CDS encoding DUF1778 domain-containing protein; its protein translation is MTTSSYRLQATLPAPYGTQLEQLRSKLQIDNTEVIKEALGFFAKAVLEASLGRRVAFVDEKHQVLAEYSSPSLTRLEWNAREEGRVVLPDSDFDRLVDELEKPAKPLPRLRKLARKKSR